GCAGGTGCCCCATGTTCGAGGTCATCGAGTCGATCGGCTGCCCGTCCCCGTCCAGGCCGATGGCGTAGTAGCCGCCCCGCCCGGGGATCCAGAAATCGCGGTCGAACCGGTCGCGCAGGGCCGCCGCCTCGGTCCGTAGCCGCGCGGCCAGCGCCGGGTCCTGCCACGGCCCGGCGGCGAGCTCGGCCGTCCGCAGCTTCGCGTCGTACGTGTAGCCCTGCGTCTCGCAGGTCGCGATGGGCAGCGTCGGGATGGTCCCGTCGGCGAACTGGACGCCGTCGTGGGAGTCCCGCCAGCACTGGTTGCCCAGGCCCTGCGTCGACCGGGTCGCGTAGCCCACGTAGCCGCGCCCGTGCAGGTCGCCGCACTCGTCGATCCAGCGCAGCGCGGCCTCGGCGTTCGGCCGCAGCTCGCGGACCAGCGCGTCGTCGCCGGTCCAACGCCAATACTCGGACAGCAGCACCAGCCACAGCGGGGTGGTGTCGGCGCCGCCGTAGTAGGGCTGGTACGGCTTGATGCCGAGCTGCGTCAGCTCCCCGGTCCGGTACTCGTGGAAGATCTTCCCCGGCTCGCGGTCGGTGAAGTCGTCGTACTCGCGGGCCTGGTGCGCGGCCAGGACCAGCAGGGCACCCCGCGCCAGATGCGGACCGAACGCCACGGTCTGGTACGAGGTGATCAGCGTGTCCCGGCCGAAGACCGTCATGAACCAGGGCAGCCCGGCCGCGAGCAGGACGACCGGCTCGTCCCGGATGCGCTTCTCGATCCGCATCGACACCAGGTCGGCGCCGGACTTCCGGAATATCGTCACCAGCCGGTCGGATCGGCTGCTGAGGGTCGGCGCGGTCGCCAGCCACCGGGTGGACGGGTCCTCGGCGTCCCGTTCGAAGGCGTCGCCGAAGCCACGCGCCACCGGCTCCAGGTCCAGCCCGCCACAGTGCAGCGGCACCCGCAGCTCGCACTCCCACGCCTGCCCCCGGTCCAGTCGTAGGCGCCAGACCAGCGAGTCACCGTCGACCCGGTCCGCGGCCGGGTTGACGGCCACCCGCACGGAGGTGGCGTAGCCGCCGTTGCGGTAGGTGAACCGCAGCGCCGACCCGTCCGGCTCGTGCCGTCGGACGATCCCGGCGGACCGGTCGCGTACCGACTCCTTGATCTCGAAGAGGTCGGCGAAGTCGGTGCCGACGGCGAGGCGCAGCTGGAACTCGATCGGCTCGGGGCCGAAGTAGCGCAGCTCGATCCGCTCGTAGAGGCCGTCGCCGACGAAGCGTTGCCGCCGCACCCCGACCCGGTTCGGGGGCAGTCCGGGCAGGGCGGCGTTGGCGAGGAAGAACGCGGCGGAGAACGGGTCGACGGTGCCGGACGCGAGCACCAGCAGTGGCTCGTCGTCGATGCTGAGTTCCCACCGGTCGAGGAAGCGGGTGTCGTCGTGCACCAGCCCGCCGATGGACCCCTTCGGCACGTCGCCGCGGGCGTCGGAGAACATGAAGGTGCGACCCTCGAGCACGCTGACGGCGTCCGGACCCAGCTCGGGCGGCAGATCGCGGCACGCTCCGCTGTGGCTTGTCTGACCGTCGTCCGGCCACGGCTGGGCCGGGGTGCGTCGCCTCTCCGCCGCCGTCACGTCAACCCCCAGCCGGGCCCCGGACCTGCCGTCACCGCCGCCCAGCCTAGGCGCCGGTCGGGCACCGGGGTCGCGGCATTGGACAAGGTTCACCCGGTGCCGACCGACACGGTGAGCCGGAACACCGTGCGGGCGGCCGCTCCCGCGGAGGGTGCCCTCCCGGCCCGGCGCCTCGGGTTCCGCACGAACCGGCCCGGCTGACCGTGTTCCGCCTGCACGGCCCGCCCTCAGCGGCGACAGTGGGAGGCGGAGGCCGGCGGGCGACGCGGGGGGTGCGGCGTGGCAGGGGACGTGGAGGCGCTCGTCCTGCTCGTGGTGCTGGGCGCCACCGTGCTGGTCGGCACCACGATCGGGGGCCGCTACCGGGTCGCCCCGCCCGTCCTGCTCATCGGCATGGGGGCGCTGCTGGCGCTCATCCCGCCGCTGTCACACGTCGTCCTCGCCCCCGAGGTCGTGCTGGTGCTCTTCCTGCCCGCGATCATCTACCGGGAGGCGCTGGTCACGAGCCTGCGGGAGGTGCGCAACAACCTCGTGGTCATCGCCCTGCTCTCCGTGGTGCTGGTGGGGTTGACGACGTTCACCGTGGCGGTGACCGCGCAGGCGCTGGGCGTGGACCCGACGGCGGCCTGGGTGCTCGGCGCCGTCCTGGCCCCGACCGACGCCGCGGCCGTCTCCGGTCTCGCGAAGCGGATGCCCCGCCGGCTGCTCACCACCCTGCACGCCGAGAGCATCATCAACGACGGCACCGCGCTGGTGCTCTTCGCGGTCACGGTCGGCGTGCTCGTCGGCGACTCCGTGCCGAGCCCGCTCGACCTCCTCGGGGAGATCAGCCTCTCCTTCGTCGGCGGCATCGTCGCCGGGCTGGTGGTCGGCCTGATCGTGGTGCAGCTCCGCCGGCACGTCGACGACCCCCTGCGTGAGGGCGCGCTGAGCGTCCTCACGCCCTTCGGCGCGTTCCTGCTCGCCGAGGTCTTCCACGCCAGCGGCGTGCTCGGCACGGTGGTGGCCGGCCTGGTCCTCGCGTACGCCGGGCCGCGGGTGATCCGCGCCCGCTCCCGGGTGCTGGCCTACGACTTCTGGGACCTCTCCACGTTCCTGATCAACGGTGGCCTGTTCGTGCTGCTCGGCATGCAGATCCCCCGCGCGGTGCGCAGCGTCACCAGCGTCTCCACCCCACGGGCGCTGGTCATCGCGCTGGTGGTCACCCTCGTGGTCGTGGGGACGCGGATGGCGTGGGTGCTGTTCACCCCGTACGTGTTCCGGCTCGTCTACCGAGGTAAGGCGGCGCGGCCCGAGAACCGGGTGCCGTGGCGGATCCGCGTCGTGGCCGGGTGGTCGGGGTTCCGCGGCGCGGTCTCCCTGGCCGCGGCGCTGGCGGTGCCGCTGGCCATGACGAACGGGCAGCCCGTGGGGGAGCGGGACCTCATCATCTTCGCCACGGCGTTGGCCATTCTGTCGATCATGCTCGTGCAGGGGACCACCCTGCCGCTGGTGGTGCGCTGGGCCGGCCTCAGCGGCGACCCGCAGCGGGTCGGCGAGGTACGACAGGCCCGCATCCGGGCCGGGGAGGCCGGTCTCGCGGCCCTTCCCGAGGTGGCCGCCGACGTCGGCGCCGACGAGGACGTGGTCGCCCGGGTCCGGACGGACTACCAGGCGCTGCTCGACGACGTCCGGGCCGCCGACGACGAGGAGTGCGGCACGCCGCAGGCCCGGGAACTCGAACGGCAACTGCGGCTCGGCGTGCTGGAACGCAAACGGCGGGAACTCACCCGGATGCGGGACGCCAACGAGATCGACGACGTCGTCCTGCGGGAACTCCAGGCCGTCCTGGACATCGAGGAGATCCGCCTGCTCGGGCCGACCACGCCCGAGTAGGCGGACGCGGCGACCATGCGGTTGTGGTGGGCACGGACGGTGTGCACCGCCGCGTACCAGGCACCACAACCGCACGATCGACCGCTGTGGGGCGAGCGCTACCAGCGGGTGGGCGGGGGTGGCGGGACGACCGGCGGGCGGTCGTCGCAGGTGATGGTGTTGGGCAGCTGCCAGGCGGCGAGCCAGCCGCCGTCGTTGCCGCCGAGGTCGGTCAGCCCGAACTCGGAGCCGGCCGGGGTGAAGTGGAACGACCCGCAGTTGTTGACCCCCACGGCGCCCACGTTGCGGGCGTCCACGTTCTGGAAGGTCGCGCCGCCTGCCGTCCGGGCGCTCACCACCGACGTGCCGGTGCCGTCCACCCGGATGTCCCGGAAGTGCACGTTGCCGATCGAGTAGAGGTCCTTCACCGACCACTCGCTGACCAGCATGATCGCGTTGTACGTGCTGTCCAGGTACGCGTCACCGACCACCTCGACGCGGGCGTCGATGCTGCGGTCCAGCGCGTACAGCCAGATCGCGCCGAGGCCGATGTTCCAGTTCAGCTCGTACGTGCCGGCGCGGGCGGTGGTGTTGCCGGTGATCCACAGGTGCCCGGTGAACGGCTCCGCGCCGAAGCGGGACCCGACCTGCAGGGCGCTGCCCTCGCGGACCGGGTCGGCGATCAGGTTGTGCGAGACGGTGTTGTCCGTGCCGCCGTAGATCGCGATGCCGTTGGCCAGCACCGGCGACTGCACGGTGTTGTGGTCGAAGGTGTTGCGCGCGTTCGCCGTCGCCTCCGACCACATCGCCAGGCCGTCGTCGCCCGTGTTGCGCACGAAGTTGTGCGCGACCAGCGAGTCCGTCACGCCGGTGTGGAAGTTGAGCGCGTCCGCGATCTGGTCGACGACGATGGTGTTGGTGACCCGCACGTTGCGCATCGGTCCGTCGAACCACAGGCCCACCTTGGTGTGCCGGATGTGCAGGCCGTCGATCGTGGAGTCGCTCATCGCGCCCCCGATGCCGTTGACCTGGTCGGTGTCGATCCGCTCCCGGACGTCGCCCTCGATCGCGAAGCCGGAGAGGTGCACGTTGCGGCTGCCGCCGTCGGCGGCGTCGCGGCCGTAGAAACCGACCCCGGTGTGCACCGAGCCGTCCGGCGCGGGACGGGGCAGGGTGACCTGGCGGCCCTTGACGATCGTGTGCCAGTTGCCGGCGCCCTCGATCGTCACGTCGTCGACGACGATGTGCCGGTTGACCTGGAACGTGCCGGGTGGCAGGTAGACGTCCAGGCCGGTGCGCTTGGCGAACGCGATGGCCCGTTCGATCGCCGGGGCGGAGTCGCGCCGGCCGGTCGGGTCGGCGCCGAAGGCGAGCACGTTGGCCGCCAGCAGCCGGACCCGGGGCGGGGCGACCAGCTCCGAGTCGAGCAGGTCGATCACCGTCCAGGCCGCGGTGGTGCCGGCCGGGGCGGTGAGCCGGATCCGGTCACCGGCCCGGTAGGTGCGGCCGAGCAGCAGGCGCTGCTCGTCGTAGAAGTGGCTCGGCCGGAACGGCTTCTGGATGGTCGGGAACGGGGTGGTTGCGGCCGGGACGCAGGAGCACTCGGTGATCCACCAGTCCGGGTGCAGCAGGTCCGCGCCGGGGTCGTTGCTGAACGGGTACTGGTTGTAGAGCCAGGCGTACTCCGAGGTCAACGTCATGGTGCGGACCCGCTTGCCGTTGACGGCGACGTCCAGTGGCGCGGTGATCCCGCCGCCGGAGGGCGCGTCCGGGATGCTGTAGCGCACGGTGATCGCGTTGGCGGCCGCCGGCAGGGTGAACTCGACGTGCCGGCCGGGCAGCAGCTTGACCGCCCGTCGGCCGGACGCCTCCGACGGCAACGTGTAGGCCGTCCGGTCCGGCCCGATGACCTCGCCGTCGGTGACGGCGTTCTCCGCCTCCTGCTCCAGGAAACCGACCCGGGCGCCCTTGCCGGCGACCAGTTGCGGGTCGAGGGCGGCCCGGGTGACCACCGGCGCGGCGGGCCGGGGCTTGCCGGCGGCGGTGCCGGCCGGGGCGCCGGCGAGCAGGCCGACCGCGGTGGCCAGGGCGGTCGCGGCGGCGAGCGCCGCGACGGTTCGGCGCCGACGTCGGGTACGCGGCAGCGCCGCGCGGACGTTTCGCTTCATCAAGGACTCATCTCTGTCGGGTGGTGGGTGGTGCGGCGGTGGGCCGGCGTACCCCGACCCGCCGCGGTCAGGCGGCGTGGACCTCGAGCTGGGACAGCTGCCCGGCGGGCCAGCCGGTGTTGCCGGTGAAGCGGATCCGCACGTACCGGCTGGACGCCGCGGTGAAGGTCAGGGTCACCTGGTTGCCGCTCGCCGGGTCGAACACCCGGCCCGCCGCGGCGACCGCCGTGCTCCAGGTGGCGCCGTCGGTGCTGCGCTCGACGGCGAGCGTCTGCGTCCGGGTCTGCCAGGCGGCCGACGGGGGCAGCCGCAGCACGACCCGCCCCACGGTGGTGGCCGTGCCGAGGTCCACCTGCACCCACTGCGGGAAGGCGTTGTTGGCGCTCTCCCAGTAGCTGTCGGGGTTGCCGTCGACGACGTTCCCGCTGCCGTACGACTGGGTGTGGCTGCTCTCCGCGGTCGGCCGGCCCCGGGCCAGGTCGCCCTGCGGGGCCGGGTCGGTGGTCACGGTGACGGCGTTCGACGGCGACGACGCCGCGCCGGTGGTGTCCAGCGCGACCACGGTGAAGGTGTACGCGGTGGCCGGGCTCAAGCCGCCGACGGTGGCCGAGGTGCCGGTGACCGAGGCGACCGTCTGGCCGGCGCGGCGGACCTGGTAGCCGGCGATCCCGTCGGCGTCGGATGAGGCGGTCCAGGCCAGCGAGACGCTGGAGGCGCTCTTCCCGGTGACCGTGAGCGCGCCCGGGGCGGTCGGCGGGGTGGGGGTGCCGGCGGCGGCGTACGCCTCGACCTGGGCGAGCTGGGCGGCGGGCCACGCGGTGTTGCCGCTGACGGTGACGCGGACGTGGCGGACCGTGGTGCCCGGCACGGTGACGGTGGCGGTGTTGCCGGTGGCGGGGTCGAACCGGACACCGGCCGACCCCGCGAGGGTGACGAACGAGCCGCCGTCGGTGCTGCCCTGCACCGACAGCGTCTGGGTCCGCGCCTCCCAGCCGGCGGGCAGGGCGAGGACCAGGCGGGTCACCGGGTGGGCGGCGCCCAGGTCGACCTGCCACCACTGGGGGAAGGCGTTGTTGGCGCCCTCCCAGTAGCTGCCCCGGTCGCCGTCGACGGCGTTGCCCGCGACGAACGGCCCGTTCTGGCTGCTCGCCGTGGTGGGACGGCCGGCGGCCAGGTTGCCGCCCGGCGGCGGGCCGCCGTCGAGCACGGGCGGCGTCGGGCGCACGGCCGTGAGCGGGATCTGGCCCTTGAGCATCCGGCCGCCGTCGGCGGTGATGCGCAGGTAGTAGTCGGCCGAGCAGGCCGTGCCGTCCTCGTCGAGCGCCCGGATGCCGGCGCCGGCCGGGGTGGTGGCCTGCGTCTCGCTGGTCTTGGCGATCTGGTTGCCCTCGTTGTACTCGTCGAACATCGAGACGTAGAGGCCCTGCGAGCCGAGGCGGATCATGTTGTAGAGGTGTCGCCAGTAGAAGTCGCCGTGCCGGCGGTGCCCGGCCGACAGGTCGCCCGGCATGACGCACGGCTGGTAGTCGATGCCGTGTGCGGCGCAGTCGGCCAGGTCGGGGATGTTGACGTTGGTGTAGTAGTCGTCCAGCCCCTGGAGCGTGGTGGCCCGCCAGATCATCCACGGGGAGATCATGTGGAAGGCGTGGTAGACCTCGGAGAAGCCGGGGCGGGAGTCCTCGACGCCCCGCCGCCAGTGCGTCGGCACGCCGCCGATGACGTAGCAGCCCTGGGCCTTGAACCAGTTGACCACGTCGAGGCAGGGCTCCGGGGTGAACGGGCGACTGGGCTCGCTGAACCCGAAGCCCCAGATGCAGACCACCGGCTTGCCGTTCTGCCGGGCGTACGCGGGTGACGCCGTGTACGCCGACATCTTCGTCGTCCAGTCCTGTTTGATCTGGGACTGCATCGCCGTCCAGTCGGTGACGTCGTACATGATGTAGAACTTGCGCCCGAACCGCTCGGCGGCGCTGCGGACCTTCACCGTCATCGCGTCGCGGGTGGGCCCCTCGTCGCCGAACGGGTTGAACCGCTGCAGCGCGGCGGTGTCGCAGCCGTACTCCTGCATCCAGCGGAAGTGCGTGTCGACCGTCTGCTGGTCGTACGACGAGAAGAGCTGGGCGGGCTGGCCGTTGCCGAGGTTGGGGTAGGCGGTGGAGTAGCCGTGCGCGTACTCCCGCATGTCGGGCCAGGAGATGATCGTGGTGTTGGCCGGTGAGGGCGGCTGGAAGCGGTCGCGGCTCCAGTGCCACCAGCCGCCGATCGGTGCGCCGTCGCCCGGGCAGCTGAACCACCCCTGGTAGCCGACGGTGATCTTTCCGACGACGTCGCCGGGCGGGCTGGCCGCCGCGGCGGCGGTGGTGAGGGATGGCACCAGATCGGGGAGGGCGACGGCCGCGGACCCAGCCGCCACGGATCCGATGAGGGTGCGGCGGCTGAGCGCCATGGCGACCGCTCCTTCGGGGGTAGGAGGGAATTGACGGACATCATGCCAGCCGCTGTCACAAGACCGCAATACTCGGACTGCTCCCTGAAAATCCCCGGCCATGTGACTGTAAGAAATGGATGGTAGGCGTCCCGTCGTGCTGCGCACCGTATGGTCGGCGAGGACGGTGGAGCGCGGGCCGGGTGGGCGCGATGGCGATGGCAGCGGGCGGTGACGCCGGGGCGGCGGGGGCCACAGCCGAGTCGCCCGGACGTCCCGCGTTCCTCGAACTCTTCTTCGACCTGGCCTACGTCTTCGCGCTGATCACCCTCGTGGACACGTTCGCCGGGAACCTGACGTGGACCGGTCTGGCCGGAACGCTGCTGCTGCTGTTTCCGTTCAGCCTCGTCTGGGCCATCACGACCTGGGCGGCCGACCTCCTCGGCCTGTCCCGACCGCTGGTCCAGGTGCAGTTCATCGCCGTCGCGGCGGCCAGCCTGCTGCTGGCGGCCGCCGCGCCCGAGGCGTACGGCGAGCGCGCCCTGCTGTTCGCCGTCACGTACCTGGCCATCCACCTGGGCTCTTCCAGCTACTACCTGCTGCTGGACCGGAGCCCCTCCGAGC
This genomic stretch from Micromonospora krabiensis harbors:
- a CDS encoding amylo-alpha-1,6-glucosidase; the protein is MTAAERRRTPAQPWPDDGQTSHSGACRDLPPELGPDAVSVLEGRTFMFSDARGDVPKGSIGGLVHDDTRFLDRWELSIDDEPLLVLASGTVDPFSAAFFLANAALPGLPPNRVGVRRQRFVGDGLYERIELRYFGPEPIEFQLRLAVGTDFADLFEIKESVRDRSAGIVRRHEPDGSALRFTYRNGGYATSVRVAVNPAADRVDGDSLVWRLRLDRGQAWECELRVPLHCGGLDLEPVARGFGDAFERDAEDPSTRWLATAPTLSSRSDRLVTIFRKSGADLVSMRIEKRIRDEPVVLLAAGLPWFMTVFGRDTLITSYQTVAFGPHLARGALLVLAAHQAREYDDFTDREPGKIFHEYRTGELTQLGIKPYQPYYGGADTTPLWLVLLSEYWRWTGDDALVRELRPNAEAALRWIDECGDLHGRGYVGYATRSTQGLGNQCWRDSHDGVQFADGTIPTLPIATCETQGYTYDAKLRTAELAAGPWQDPALAARLRTEAAALRDRFDRDFWIPGRGGYYAIGLDGDGQPIDSMTSNMGHLLWSGIVPPERARAVAYQLMSEEMFSGWGVRTLSTADRGYNPIGYHLGTVWPHDNALIAAGLARYGHHEEAHRIITAMLEAAAFSAHRLPEAFSGYDRAFGLRPVPYPTACNPQAWASGAPLLFLRTLLGLDAVDGRLVVDPHIPEPLGWIRLDGLPAFGRRWNVHAEGTRHEIQAVD
- a CDS encoding Na+/H+ antiporter, with product MAGDVEALVLLVVLGATVLVGTTIGGRYRVAPPVLLIGMGALLALIPPLSHVVLAPEVVLVLFLPAIIYREALVTSLREVRNNLVVIALLSVVLVGLTTFTVAVTAQALGVDPTAAWVLGAVLAPTDAAAVSGLAKRMPRRLLTTLHAESIINDGTALVLFAVTVGVLVGDSVPSPLDLLGEISLSFVGGIVAGLVVGLIVVQLRRHVDDPLREGALSVLTPFGAFLLAEVFHASGVLGTVVAGLVLAYAGPRVIRARSRVLAYDFWDLSTFLINGGLFVLLGMQIPRAVRSVTSVSTPRALVIALVVTLVVVGTRMAWVLFTPYVFRLVYRGKAARPENRVPWRIRVVAGWSGFRGAVSLAAALAVPLAMTNGQPVGERDLIIFATALAILSIMLVQGTTLPLVVRWAGLSGDPQRVGEVRQARIRAGEAGLAALPEVAADVGADEDVVARVRTDYQALLDDVRAADDEECGTPQARELERQLRLGVLERKRRELTRMRDANEIDDVVLRELQAVLDIEEIRLLGPTTPE
- a CDS encoding glycosyl hydrolase family 28-related protein translates to MKRNVRAALPRTRRRRRTVAALAAATALATAVGLLAGAPAGTAAGKPRPAAPVVTRAALDPQLVAGKGARVGFLEQEAENAVTDGEVIGPDRTAYTLPSEASGRRAVKLLPGRHVEFTLPAAANAITVRYSIPDAPSGGGITAPLDVAVNGKRVRTMTLTSEYAWLYNQYPFSNDPGADLLHPDWWITECSCVPAATTPFPTIQKPFRPSHFYDEQRLLLGRTYRAGDRIRLTAPAGTTAAWTVIDLLDSELVAPPRVRLLAANVLAFGADPTGRRDSAPAIERAIAFAKRTGLDVYLPPGTFQVNRHIVVDDVTIEGAGNWHTIVKGRQVTLPRPAPDGSVHTGVGFYGRDAADGGSRNVHLSGFAIEGDVRERIDTDQVNGIGGAMSDSTIDGLHIRHTKVGLWFDGPMRNVRVTNTIVVDQIADALNFHTGVTDSLVAHNFVRNTGDDGLAMWSEATANARNTFDHNTVQSPVLANGIAIYGGTDNTVSHNLIADPVREGSALQVGSRFGAEPFTGHLWITGNTTARAGTYELNWNIGLGAIWLYALDRSIDARVEVVGDAYLDSTYNAIMLVSEWSVKDLYSIGNVHFRDIRVDGTGTSVVSARTAGGATFQNVDARNVGAVGVNNCGSFHFTPAGSEFGLTDLGGNDGGWLAAWQLPNTITCDDRPPVVPPPPPTRW
- a CDS encoding galactose-binding domain-containing protein translates to MALSRRTLIGSVAAGSAAVALPDLVPSLTTAAAAASPPGDVVGKITVGYQGWFSCPGDGAPIGGWWHWSRDRFQPPSPANTTIISWPDMREYAHGYSTAYPNLGNGQPAQLFSSYDQQTVDTHFRWMQEYGCDTAALQRFNPFGDEGPTRDAMTVKVRSAAERFGRKFYIMYDVTDWTAMQSQIKQDWTTKMSAYTASPAYARQNGKPVVCIWGFGFSEPSRPFTPEPCLDVVNWFKAQGCYVIGGVPTHWRRGVEDSRPGFSEVYHAFHMISPWMIWRATTLQGLDDYYTNVNIPDLADCAAHGIDYQPCVMPGDLSAGHRRHGDFYWRHLYNMIRLGSQGLYVSMFDEYNEGNQIAKTSETQATTPAGAGIRALDEDGTACSADYYLRITADGGRMLKGQIPLTAVRPTPPVLDGGPPPGGNLAAGRPTTASSQNGPFVAGNAVDGDRGSYWEGANNAFPQWWQVDLGAAHPVTRLVLALPAGWEARTQTLSVQGSTDGGSFVTLAGSAGVRFDPATGNTATVTVPGTTVRHVRVTVSGNTAWPAAQLAQVEAYAAAGTPTPPTAPGALTVTGKSASSVSLAWTASSDADGIAGYQVRRAGQTVASVTGTSATVGGLSPATAYTFTVVALDTTGAASSPSNAVTVTTDPAPQGDLARGRPTAESSHTQSYGSGNVVDGNPDSYWESANNAFPQWVQVDLGTATTVGRVVLRLPPSAAWQTRTQTLAVERSTDGATWSTAVAAAGRVFDPASGNQVTLTFTAASSRYVRIRFTGNTGWPAGQLSQLEVHAA